CGACTATATGAGGTATAACCGGATAATGTCGTGCCGATATAATCAACGCCTAATGCCTCCGCTGCCACACCCTCTTCGAAGGTCGAAATATCGGCCATAACAGCGACACCCATCTCATGCGCCCAAGCAATCAACGGCTTGACCGCTGCCAAGCGGCCTTCCCGATTCGTTACATCCAAGGCCACGATGTCTGCGCCAGCCATCACAATTGCCTTCACCTCATCCAAAGTCGGCGTAATAAAAATCTCAGAGCCTTCGATATCTCGTTTAATGAGGCCGATGACAGGCACGTTCACCTCTTGTTTAATCATGAGGATATCAGCTACACCATTGGTGCGAATCCCGATGGCGCCGACACCTACGGCTGCTCTGGCCATTTTGGCCATCGTGTCGCCGCCGTGAAGCGGCTCATGCGGCAGTGCCTGGCAGGATACAATCAGGCCTTTGGCCGGAAAGATTTCACGATAACTGGCCATGATTATTTCATCCCTTTGGCTTGCGAAATAAAGGATAAAATTTGGTCATTCAATGCCTGAATGCGTTCCAAATCGCTGCTCGCGATAGGCAATAGCGGCAGCCTTGGCTCGCCGTTGTCATAGCCACGCAGTTTTAATATTGCTTTGCAAGCTCCGTATAAAGATGGGAAGGATAATAATTCCACAATGAGTTCATTGACAATAAACTGCCATTTCTGTGCCTCTGCCATGTCGCCTTGCACATAGCAGCTTTCAATCTTCAGGAAAAGTTCCGGCATAACGCCATACGTCCCACCGATTCCGCCGTCTGCGCCAATGCTTCTCCCAGCTAAGTACTGTTCATCAGGACCGTTGAGCACGAGGAAATCCTTGCCTCCGGCAGCTTTGAACTGCTGTAATTCAAACGTGCTCTCCGCCGATATTTTGACACCGATGACTTTATCTTGCTGAGCCATTGTGCTCAGGAGGCTTTTGGATAACTGAAAGCCCGTCGTTTGTGGAATATGATAAATAATAAAAGGCAACGATGTGCTATCGACGATGGCTTGCCAATGCGCTTCCACGCTTTGCGGAGATAAACGATAATAAATCGCCGGCACCGCAGATACGGCATGTGCGCCAACTTGCTCAGCATGCACGGCTAGTTCAACACTGTCACGCGTTGCAGGAGCGCCAACATGTGCAATAATGGTCAGTTCTTCGCCCACTTCTGCGATTACTGCTTCAAGCATTTGTTTACGTTCAGCTACGGATTGCAGCATGCCTTCGCCTGAACTTCCGCCAACATACAGCCCTTTGACGCCTGAATTGGCGTAATAACGAGCTAGAGCTCGCGCCGCTGCTTGATCAATCTCCCCTTGCTCGTTGTAACAGGAATACATCGCAATCGTGATCCCTTTGAATCTATCCAAATCATAAGTGTACATATCTGATAGTACCTCCAATTTCATGTTTAACGCCGCAATTACCCTTTAACAGCGCCCATCGTGATTCCTTGTGTAAATGCCTTTTGGAAAATAAGAAAAATCGCAATCATCGGTACAGAAGCTAACGCAGCGCCTGCCATCAGGACCCCGTAATTCGTCATGAATTCACTTTGCGTGGTCATCATTGACACGCCCAAAGGCAATGTCATCATCGACGTGGAGCGAACCATAATCAGTTGACTGAAATAATCATTCCATGAAGCGATGAAGGTGAAGATAGCCAGCGCCCCTAGAGCGGGCTTCAATAATGGTAAAATGATGGTGGAAAATAAGCGGATTTCCGAGCATCCGTCCATTTTCGCCGCTTCAATCAACTCTCCCGGAATGGTTTGCGAGAATTGTTTCATCAGAAACACGCCGAAAGGCCAACCGATAGCCGGAAGAATAAGCCCGTGATACGTATTGACCCAGCCGAAATCCGCCAACATCGTAAAGAGCGGAACCAGGATGACTTGCTTAGGCAGCGCCATAGCCGCAATGAACATCGTGAAGATGATCTTTCTTCCGGGAAATACTTTCTTGGCAAGCACATACCCTGCTGTTGAAGAAACGAGGCATACCGCGATCATTTCAACGACAGAGATGATGAAACTATTCAGCGTCCAGCGCCAAATG
Above is a genomic segment from Paenibacillus sp. HWE-109 containing:
- a CDS encoding N-acetylmannosamine-6-phosphate 2-epimerase encodes the protein MASYREIFPAKGLIVSCQALPHEPLHGGDTMAKMARAAVGVGAIGIRTNGVADILMIKQEVNVPVIGLIKRDIEGSEIFITPTLDEVKAIVMAGADIVALDVTNREGRLAAVKPLIAWAHEMGVAVMADISTFEEGVAAEALGVDYIGTTLSGYTSYSRQAEEPDFELIRQLAETVNVPVVAEGRIWTPEEAVKAMNCGATYVVVGSAISRPQLITERYIQALNKLEG
- a CDS encoding dihydrodipicolinate synthase family protein, with the translated sequence MYTYDLDRFKGITIAMYSCYNEQGEIDQAAARALARYYANSGVKGLYVGGSSGEGMLQSVAERKQMLEAVIAEVGEELTIIAHVGAPATRDSVELAVHAEQVGAHAVSAVPAIYYRLSPQSVEAHWQAIVDSTSLPFIIYHIPQTTGFQLSKSLLSTMAQQDKVIGVKISAESTFELQQFKAAGGKDFLVLNGPDEQYLAGRSIGADGGIGGTYGVMPELFLKIESCYVQGDMAEAQKWQFIVNELIVELLSFPSLYGACKAILKLRGYDNGEPRLPLLPIASSDLERIQALNDQILSFISQAKGMK
- a CDS encoding carbohydrate ABC transporter permease; the protein is MTSNAHLQRQPTIIRQKSKSSLKREWTPMKVLSTLLLLISTLVFIFPFYWIVTGAFKIQTVATAIPPEWFPLKPTVSNWLELFKNPIWRWTLNSFIISVVEMIAVCLVSSTAGYVLAKKVFPGRKIIFTMFIAAMALPKQVILVPLFTMLADFGWVNTYHGLILPAIGWPFGVFLMKQFSQTIPGELIEAAKMDGCSEIRLFSTIILPLLKPALGALAIFTFIASWNDYFSQLIMVRSTSMMTLPLGVSMMTTQSEFMTNYGVLMAGAALASVPMIAIFLIFQKAFTQGITMGAVKG